From a single Lates calcarifer isolate ASB-BC8 linkage group LG12, TLL_Latcal_v3, whole genome shotgun sequence genomic region:
- the dip2bb gene encoding disco-interacting protein 2 homolog B-A isoform X2 has translation MADRGVDLSALPKEVRDQLAELDLELSEGDITQKGYEKKRAKLLAPYIIHIHTPEPPPQNDVQPPAPSSSSSSHAPPPSSSSRYRERRSRRTHRGGGTRDDRYRSDIHTEAVQAALAKHKEEKMALPMPTKRRSTYVQSPIETRTPPDSSSGSEDETSVRRQSSVVAPQPPVNPNLQSPDSWINRSVQGSSTSSSASSTLSHGEAKPQPQSQAQPQPQPQYKPQYQPLYQPHYQPQYQPQQQPQEQPRTAAVTDMLANSRIAPSQNSAPPPDVTAVAHPARGPRVDLPSNAVVRGMSRGQSRSSMMETADGRGNIQRVPVSSRVSTKIQQLLNTLKRPKRPPLSEFFTDDSEEIVEVPQPDPNTPKPEGRQIIPVKGEPLGVVSNWPPALQAALARWGATQGKSPALTALDITGRPLYTLTYGKLWSRSVKLAYTLLNKLGTKNEQILKPGDRVALVYPNSDPGMFWVAFYGCLLAEVIPVPIEVPLSRKDAGISQVGFLLGSCGVGLALTSEICLKGLPKTPTGEILQFKGWPRLKWVVTDSKYLTKPSKDWQPHIPTANTDPAYIEYKASKEGTVVGVAVSKVAMLTHCQALTQACNYCEGETLVNVLDFKKDMGLWHGVLTAVMNRIHTISVPYAVMKACPLSWVQRVHIHKARIALAKCRDLHWAMMAHRDQRDTSLASLRMLIVADGANPWSVSSCDAFLNVFQSHGLKPEVICPCATSPEAMTVAIRRPGVPGAPLPARAILSMGGLSHGVIRVNTEDKNSALTVQDVGHVMPGALMCIVKPDGPPQLCKTDEIGEIIINSRAGGNMYYGLPGVTKNTFEVIPVNANGVPIGEIPFVRSGLLGFVGPGSLIFVVGKIEGLLMVSGRRHNADDLVATALAVEPVKTVYRGRIAVFSVTVFYDERVVIVAEQRPDASEEDSFQWMSRVLQAIDSIHQVGLYCLALVPANTLPKTPLGGIHISDTKQFFLDGSLHPCNILMCPHTCVTNLPKPRQKQPVGVGPASVMVGNLVAGKRIAQAAGRDLGMIEDQDLVRKLCMWPTVMHQYLTEALQWRAQTDPDHVLYVLLNAKGVTVSTASCVQLHKRAEKIAAALTEKGSINTGENVVLLYPPGIDLIAAFYGCLYAGCVPVNVRPPHPQNLAATLPTVRMIIDVSKAACILTTQNLMRILRSKEAAASVNIKTWPTIIDTDDLPRRRPPQIYKPPTAEMIAYLDFSVSTTGMLTGVKISHAAVSALCRSIKLQCELYSSRQIAICLDPYCGLGFVLWCLASVYSGHQSILIPPFELESCLSLWLSTLSQYRIRDTFCSYSVMELCTKGLGTQTELLKARGVNLSCVRSCVVIAEERPRLALTHSFSKLFKDVGLSSRAVSTAFGSRVNLAVCLQGTTGPDPCTVYVDMKSLRHDRVRLVERGAPQSLPLMESGKILPGVRVIIVNPETRGPLGDSHLGEIWVNSPHNASGYYTIYGEESLQADHFNTKLSFGDPQTLWARTGYLGFVKRTELLDASGDRHDALFVVGSLDETLELRGLRYHPIDIETSVSRAHRSIAESAVFTWTNLLVVVSELCGSEQDALDLVPLITNVVLEEHHLIVGVVVIVDPGVIPINSRGEKQRMHLRDSFLADQLDPIYVAYNM, from the exons gtGACATTACACAGAAGGGCTATGAGAAGAAAAGGGCCAAACTCTTGGCTCCCTACATcatccacatccacacaccAG AGCCGCCCCCTCAGAATGACGTGCAGCCCCCAGCTCCTagttcctcctcctctagccacgcccctcccccctccagcTCATCCCGGTACCGAGAACGGCGTTCCCGCAGAACGCATCGTGGTGGAGGAACCAGGGATGACCGCTATAGATCAG ATATCCATACAGAGGCAGTACAAGCTGCCCTGGCTAAACATAAGGAGGAGAAGATGGCGCTGCCCATGCCTACCAAGCGGCGTTCCACTTATGTCCAGTCTCCTATTGAAACCCGCACACCACCAG ACTCTTCATCGGGCTCCGAAGACGAGACATCGGTGCGCAGGCAGTCGTCAGTGGTCGCTCCCCAGCCCCCGGTCAATCCCAACCTGCAGAGCCCGGACTCCTGGATCAACCGCTCCGTCCAGggctcctccacctcttcctcggcctcctccaccctctcccaCGGGGAGGCCAAACCGCAGCCACAGAGCCAagctcagcctcagcctcagccccAGTACAAACCACAGTACCAACCTCTGTATCAGCCACACTACCAACCTCAGTaccagcctcagcagcagccgCAAGAGCAGCCCCGCACCGCGGCTGTGACCGACATGCTGGCAAACAGTCGCATCG CCCCCTCACAAAACAGCGCCCCTCCTCCAGATGTTACAGCTGTGGCCCATCCAGCCAGAGGCCCACGCGTGGACCTGCCCTCCAACGCCGTGGTCCGGGGCATGAGCCGCGGGCAGAGCCGCTCCAGCATGATGGAGACCGCGGACG GAAGAGGTAATATCCAGA GAGTTCCTGTGAGCAGCAGAGTGTCCACTAAGATCCAGCAGCTTCTCAACACCCTGAAGAGGCCCAAGAGGCCCCCGCTCAGCGAGTTCTTCACCGACGACTCGGAGGAGATTGTAGAAG TGCCCCAGCCAGACCCCAACACACCCAAGCCGGAGGGTCGTCAGATCATCCCAGTGAAAGGAGAGCCTCTGGGAGTGGTCAGTAACTGGCCCCCAGCCCTGCAGGCAGCACTGGCCCGCTGGGGGGCCACGCAGGGGAAGAGCCCTGCCCTCACTGCTCTTGACATCACGGGCAGACCGCTCTATACGTTGACTTACG GGAAGCTGTGGAGTCGCAGTGTGAAGCTGGCGTACACCCTCCTGAACAAGCTGGGCACTAAGAACGAGCAAATCCTCAAACCTGGAGACAGg GTGGCACTGGTGTACCCCAACAGTGACCCTGGGATGTTCTGGGTGGCCTTCTACGGCTGCCTCCTGGCTGAAGTTATCCCTGTACCTATTGAGGTACCACTGTCTCGCAAG gaTGCAGGTATCAGCCAGGTGGGGTTTCTGCTGGGCAGCTGCGGCGTTGGTCTGGCTCTGACCAGTGAGATCTGTTTGAAGGGTCTACCCAAGACACCCACAGGGGAAATACTGCAATTCAAAG GCTGGCCTCGACTGAAGTGGGTGGTGACAGACTCAAAATACCTGACCAAGCCATCCAAAGATTGGCAGCCGCACATCCCCACCGCCAACACTGACCCTGCATATATAGAG TACAAGGCGAGTAAAGAAGGCACAGTGGTGGGTGTGGCTGTGTCCAAAGTCGCTATGTTGACCCACTGCCAAGCACTGACCCAGGCCTGCAATTACTGTGAGG GGGAAACTTTAGTGAATGTCCTGGACTTTAAAAAGGATATGGGCCTGTGGCATGGTGTTCTCACG gcTGTGATGAACAGGATACACACTATTAGTGTTCCCTACGCAGTAATGAAGGCTTGTCCTCTCTCCTGGGTGCAGAGGGTCCACATCCACAAAG CTCGTATAGCTTTGGCGAAATGCCGCGATCTACACTGGGCCATGATGGCTCATCGGGACCAGAGAGACACCAGCCTAGCTTCATTACGTATGCTCATTGTTGCTGATGGTGCTAACCCCT GGTCGGTGTCTTCCTGCGATGCCTTCCTGAACGTGTTCCAGTCCCACGGGCTGAAGCCTGAGGTTATCTGTCCCTGTGCCACCTCCCCTGAGGCCATGACAGTAGCTATACGCAG ACCAGGAGTACCGGGTGCACCCCTCCCTGCCCGTGCCATTCTTTCCATGGGCGGTCTGAGCCATGGTGTCATCAGGGTCAACACAGAGGACAAGAACTCAGCCCTCACTGTGCAAGATGTGGGGCATGTCATGCCCGGAG CTCTGATGTGCATTGTGAAGCCTGATGGGCCGCCTCAGCTGTGTAAGACAGATGAGATAGGAGAGATAATAATCAACTCTCGTGCTGGAGGCAACATGTACTACGGCCTGCCTGGAGTCACTAAAAACACCTTTGAG GTGATACCGGTTAATGCTAACGGAGTTCCCATTGGAGAGATTCCATTTGTGCGGTCAGGACTCCTGGGATTTGTTGGCCCA GGCAGTCTGATCTTTGTGGTGGGGAAGATCGAAGGTCTGCTGATGGTGAGCGGGCGGAGACACAACGCTGACGACCTGGTGGCCACTGCTCTTGCTGTGGAGCCAGTCAAGACTGTGTACCGTGGGAG aattgctgtgttttcagtcacagtcTTCTATGATGAGAGGGTGGTGATTGTGGCAGAGCAGAGGCCGGATGCCAGCGAGGAGGACAGCTTCCAGTGGATGAGTCGAGTGCTTCAG GCTATCGACAGCATCCACCAGGTGGGCCTCTACTGTCTGGCTCTGGTCCCGGCCAACACCTTACCCAAAACACCCCTGGGTGGCATCCACATCTCGGACACCAAGCAGTTCTTCTTAGACGGCAGCCTGCACCCCTGCAACATCCTCATGTGCCCCCATACATGTGTCACCAACCTGCCCAAGCCCCGCCAGAAGCAGCCAG TTGGTGTAGGTCCAGCATCTGTCATGGTGGGCAACCTGGTAGCAGGGAAGAGGATTGCCCAGGCTGCAGGCAGGGACCTCGGCATGATCGAAGACCAGGATCTGGTCCGGAAG CTCTGTATGTGGCCCACTGTGATG catcAGTATTTGACAGAGGCTCTACAGTGGAGGGCACAGACAGACCCAGACCATGTCCTCTATGTCCTTCTTAATGCAAAG GGTGTAACAGTGAGCACAGCGTCCTGTGTCCAGCTTCATAAGCGAGCTGAGAAGATAGCCGCAGCACTCACTGAGAAAGGCAGCATCAACACCGGAGAGAACGTAGTGCTACTCTATCCTCCTG GCATTGATTTGATAGCCGCCTTCTACGGCTGTCTGTACGCTGGGTGTGTTCCCGTAAACGTCAGACCTCCGCACCCTCAGAACCTGGCAGCCACGCTGCCCACTGTCCGCATGATTATTGAT GTCAGTAAAGCTGCATGTATCCTTACCACTCAAAACCTCATGAGGATTCTGCGCTCCAAGGAGGCTGCTGCCTCAGTAAACATTAAGACCTGGCCAACAATCATCGACACAG ATGACCTTCCTCGCCGTCGGCCTCCACAGATCTACAAGCCGCCCACAGCAGAGATGATAGCTTATCTGGACTTCAGTGTGTCCACTACAGGCATGCTCACAGGAGTCAAG ATCTCTCATGCAGCGGTCAGTGCACTTTGTCGCTCAAtaaagctgcagtgtgagcTGTACTCCTCTCGCCAAATAGCCATCTGCCTGGATCCTTACTGTGGTCTGGGCTTCGTCCTGTGGTGCCTCGCAAG TGTTTACTCAGGTCACCAGTCCATCCTGATTCCTCCATTTGAGTTGGAGAGCTGCTTGTCTCTGTGGCTGAGCACGCTCAGTCAGTACCGCATCAGAGACACCTTCTGCTCCTACTCTGTCATGGAGCTCTGCACTAAAGGACTCGGCACTCAGACTGAGTTACTCAAG gctCGTGGTGTGAATCTGTCATGCGTGCGGAGCTGTGTGGTGATAGCAGAGGAACGTCCTCGCCTGGCCCTCACGCACTCCTTCTCCAAGCTGTTTAAGGACGTGGGGCTGTCGTCCAGAGCTGTCAGCACCGCTTTTGGCTCCAGGGTGAACCTGGCCGTCTGCCTGCAG GGAACTACTGGTCCTGATCCCTGTACGGTGTATGTGGACATGAAATCCCTCCGCCATGACAG AGTGAGGCTTGTGGAGAGAGGAGCACCTCAAAGTCTTCCCCTAATGGAGTCTGGCAAG atacTGCCAGGTGTGCGGGTGATAATCGTAAATCCAGAGACCAGAGGCCCGCTCGGTGATTCTCATCTAGGAGAG ATCTGGGTGAACAGCCCTCACAATGCCAGTGGCTACTACACCATCTACGGAGAGGAGAGTCTTCAGGCAGACCACTTCAACACCAAACTCAGTTTCGGGGACCCGCAGACCTTATGGGCCAGAACTGGATACCTGGGTTTCGTGAAGAGGACTGAGCTGTTGGATGCCAGCGGGG ATCGGCATGATGCTCTGTTCGTGGTGGGCTCGCTGGATGAGACCCTGGAGCTACGAGGGCTGCGTTACCACCCCATTGACATCGAAACCTCAGTGTCCCGGGCACACCGCAGTATTGCTGAGAG
- the dip2bb gene encoding disco-interacting protein 2 homolog B-A isoform X1, translating to MADRGVDLSALPKEVRDQLAELDLELSEGDITQKGYEKKRAKLLAPYIIHIHTPVEPPPQNDVQPPAPSSSSSSHAPPPSSSSRYRERRSRRTHRGGGTRDDRYRSDIHTEAVQAALAKHKEEKMALPMPTKRRSTYVQSPIETRTPPDSSSGSEDETSVRRQSSVVAPQPPVNPNLQSPDSWINRSVQGSSTSSSASSTLSHGEAKPQPQSQAQPQPQPQYKPQYQPLYQPHYQPQYQPQQQPQEQPRTAAVTDMLANSRIAPSQNSAPPPDVTAVAHPARGPRVDLPSNAVVRGMSRGQSRSSMMETADGRGNIQRVPVSSRVSTKIQQLLNTLKRPKRPPLSEFFTDDSEEIVEVPQPDPNTPKPEGRQIIPVKGEPLGVVSNWPPALQAALARWGATQGKSPALTALDITGRPLYTLTYGKLWSRSVKLAYTLLNKLGTKNEQILKPGDRVALVYPNSDPGMFWVAFYGCLLAEVIPVPIEVPLSRKDAGISQVGFLLGSCGVGLALTSEICLKGLPKTPTGEILQFKGWPRLKWVVTDSKYLTKPSKDWQPHIPTANTDPAYIEYKASKEGTVVGVAVSKVAMLTHCQALTQACNYCEGETLVNVLDFKKDMGLWHGVLTAVMNRIHTISVPYAVMKACPLSWVQRVHIHKARIALAKCRDLHWAMMAHRDQRDTSLASLRMLIVADGANPWSVSSCDAFLNVFQSHGLKPEVICPCATSPEAMTVAIRRPGVPGAPLPARAILSMGGLSHGVIRVNTEDKNSALTVQDVGHVMPGALMCIVKPDGPPQLCKTDEIGEIIINSRAGGNMYYGLPGVTKNTFEVIPVNANGVPIGEIPFVRSGLLGFVGPGSLIFVVGKIEGLLMVSGRRHNADDLVATALAVEPVKTVYRGRIAVFSVTVFYDERVVIVAEQRPDASEEDSFQWMSRVLQAIDSIHQVGLYCLALVPANTLPKTPLGGIHISDTKQFFLDGSLHPCNILMCPHTCVTNLPKPRQKQPVGVGPASVMVGNLVAGKRIAQAAGRDLGMIEDQDLVRKLCMWPTVMHQYLTEALQWRAQTDPDHVLYVLLNAKGVTVSTASCVQLHKRAEKIAAALTEKGSINTGENVVLLYPPGIDLIAAFYGCLYAGCVPVNVRPPHPQNLAATLPTVRMIIDVSKAACILTTQNLMRILRSKEAAASVNIKTWPTIIDTDDLPRRRPPQIYKPPTAEMIAYLDFSVSTTGMLTGVKISHAAVSALCRSIKLQCELYSSRQIAICLDPYCGLGFVLWCLASVYSGHQSILIPPFELESCLSLWLSTLSQYRIRDTFCSYSVMELCTKGLGTQTELLKARGVNLSCVRSCVVIAEERPRLALTHSFSKLFKDVGLSSRAVSTAFGSRVNLAVCLQGTTGPDPCTVYVDMKSLRHDRVRLVERGAPQSLPLMESGKILPGVRVIIVNPETRGPLGDSHLGEIWVNSPHNASGYYTIYGEESLQADHFNTKLSFGDPQTLWARTGYLGFVKRTELLDASGDRHDALFVVGSLDETLELRGLRYHPIDIETSVSRAHRSIAESAVFTWTNLLVVVSELCGSEQDALDLVPLITNVVLEEHHLIVGVVVIVDPGVIPINSRGEKQRMHLRDSFLADQLDPIYVAYNM from the exons gtGACATTACACAGAAGGGCTATGAGAAGAAAAGGGCCAAACTCTTGGCTCCCTACATcatccacatccacacaccAG TAGAGCCGCCCCCTCAGAATGACGTGCAGCCCCCAGCTCCTagttcctcctcctctagccacgcccctcccccctccagcTCATCCCGGTACCGAGAACGGCGTTCCCGCAGAACGCATCGTGGTGGAGGAACCAGGGATGACCGCTATAGATCAG ATATCCATACAGAGGCAGTACAAGCTGCCCTGGCTAAACATAAGGAGGAGAAGATGGCGCTGCCCATGCCTACCAAGCGGCGTTCCACTTATGTCCAGTCTCCTATTGAAACCCGCACACCACCAG ACTCTTCATCGGGCTCCGAAGACGAGACATCGGTGCGCAGGCAGTCGTCAGTGGTCGCTCCCCAGCCCCCGGTCAATCCCAACCTGCAGAGCCCGGACTCCTGGATCAACCGCTCCGTCCAGggctcctccacctcttcctcggcctcctccaccctctcccaCGGGGAGGCCAAACCGCAGCCACAGAGCCAagctcagcctcagcctcagccccAGTACAAACCACAGTACCAACCTCTGTATCAGCCACACTACCAACCTCAGTaccagcctcagcagcagccgCAAGAGCAGCCCCGCACCGCGGCTGTGACCGACATGCTGGCAAACAGTCGCATCG CCCCCTCACAAAACAGCGCCCCTCCTCCAGATGTTACAGCTGTGGCCCATCCAGCCAGAGGCCCACGCGTGGACCTGCCCTCCAACGCCGTGGTCCGGGGCATGAGCCGCGGGCAGAGCCGCTCCAGCATGATGGAGACCGCGGACG GAAGAGGTAATATCCAGA GAGTTCCTGTGAGCAGCAGAGTGTCCACTAAGATCCAGCAGCTTCTCAACACCCTGAAGAGGCCCAAGAGGCCCCCGCTCAGCGAGTTCTTCACCGACGACTCGGAGGAGATTGTAGAAG TGCCCCAGCCAGACCCCAACACACCCAAGCCGGAGGGTCGTCAGATCATCCCAGTGAAAGGAGAGCCTCTGGGAGTGGTCAGTAACTGGCCCCCAGCCCTGCAGGCAGCACTGGCCCGCTGGGGGGCCACGCAGGGGAAGAGCCCTGCCCTCACTGCTCTTGACATCACGGGCAGACCGCTCTATACGTTGACTTACG GGAAGCTGTGGAGTCGCAGTGTGAAGCTGGCGTACACCCTCCTGAACAAGCTGGGCACTAAGAACGAGCAAATCCTCAAACCTGGAGACAGg GTGGCACTGGTGTACCCCAACAGTGACCCTGGGATGTTCTGGGTGGCCTTCTACGGCTGCCTCCTGGCTGAAGTTATCCCTGTACCTATTGAGGTACCACTGTCTCGCAAG gaTGCAGGTATCAGCCAGGTGGGGTTTCTGCTGGGCAGCTGCGGCGTTGGTCTGGCTCTGACCAGTGAGATCTGTTTGAAGGGTCTACCCAAGACACCCACAGGGGAAATACTGCAATTCAAAG GCTGGCCTCGACTGAAGTGGGTGGTGACAGACTCAAAATACCTGACCAAGCCATCCAAAGATTGGCAGCCGCACATCCCCACCGCCAACACTGACCCTGCATATATAGAG TACAAGGCGAGTAAAGAAGGCACAGTGGTGGGTGTGGCTGTGTCCAAAGTCGCTATGTTGACCCACTGCCAAGCACTGACCCAGGCCTGCAATTACTGTGAGG GGGAAACTTTAGTGAATGTCCTGGACTTTAAAAAGGATATGGGCCTGTGGCATGGTGTTCTCACG gcTGTGATGAACAGGATACACACTATTAGTGTTCCCTACGCAGTAATGAAGGCTTGTCCTCTCTCCTGGGTGCAGAGGGTCCACATCCACAAAG CTCGTATAGCTTTGGCGAAATGCCGCGATCTACACTGGGCCATGATGGCTCATCGGGACCAGAGAGACACCAGCCTAGCTTCATTACGTATGCTCATTGTTGCTGATGGTGCTAACCCCT GGTCGGTGTCTTCCTGCGATGCCTTCCTGAACGTGTTCCAGTCCCACGGGCTGAAGCCTGAGGTTATCTGTCCCTGTGCCACCTCCCCTGAGGCCATGACAGTAGCTATACGCAG ACCAGGAGTACCGGGTGCACCCCTCCCTGCCCGTGCCATTCTTTCCATGGGCGGTCTGAGCCATGGTGTCATCAGGGTCAACACAGAGGACAAGAACTCAGCCCTCACTGTGCAAGATGTGGGGCATGTCATGCCCGGAG CTCTGATGTGCATTGTGAAGCCTGATGGGCCGCCTCAGCTGTGTAAGACAGATGAGATAGGAGAGATAATAATCAACTCTCGTGCTGGAGGCAACATGTACTACGGCCTGCCTGGAGTCACTAAAAACACCTTTGAG GTGATACCGGTTAATGCTAACGGAGTTCCCATTGGAGAGATTCCATTTGTGCGGTCAGGACTCCTGGGATTTGTTGGCCCA GGCAGTCTGATCTTTGTGGTGGGGAAGATCGAAGGTCTGCTGATGGTGAGCGGGCGGAGACACAACGCTGACGACCTGGTGGCCACTGCTCTTGCTGTGGAGCCAGTCAAGACTGTGTACCGTGGGAG aattgctgtgttttcagtcacagtcTTCTATGATGAGAGGGTGGTGATTGTGGCAGAGCAGAGGCCGGATGCCAGCGAGGAGGACAGCTTCCAGTGGATGAGTCGAGTGCTTCAG GCTATCGACAGCATCCACCAGGTGGGCCTCTACTGTCTGGCTCTGGTCCCGGCCAACACCTTACCCAAAACACCCCTGGGTGGCATCCACATCTCGGACACCAAGCAGTTCTTCTTAGACGGCAGCCTGCACCCCTGCAACATCCTCATGTGCCCCCATACATGTGTCACCAACCTGCCCAAGCCCCGCCAGAAGCAGCCAG TTGGTGTAGGTCCAGCATCTGTCATGGTGGGCAACCTGGTAGCAGGGAAGAGGATTGCCCAGGCTGCAGGCAGGGACCTCGGCATGATCGAAGACCAGGATCTGGTCCGGAAG CTCTGTATGTGGCCCACTGTGATG catcAGTATTTGACAGAGGCTCTACAGTGGAGGGCACAGACAGACCCAGACCATGTCCTCTATGTCCTTCTTAATGCAAAG GGTGTAACAGTGAGCACAGCGTCCTGTGTCCAGCTTCATAAGCGAGCTGAGAAGATAGCCGCAGCACTCACTGAGAAAGGCAGCATCAACACCGGAGAGAACGTAGTGCTACTCTATCCTCCTG GCATTGATTTGATAGCCGCCTTCTACGGCTGTCTGTACGCTGGGTGTGTTCCCGTAAACGTCAGACCTCCGCACCCTCAGAACCTGGCAGCCACGCTGCCCACTGTCCGCATGATTATTGAT GTCAGTAAAGCTGCATGTATCCTTACCACTCAAAACCTCATGAGGATTCTGCGCTCCAAGGAGGCTGCTGCCTCAGTAAACATTAAGACCTGGCCAACAATCATCGACACAG ATGACCTTCCTCGCCGTCGGCCTCCACAGATCTACAAGCCGCCCACAGCAGAGATGATAGCTTATCTGGACTTCAGTGTGTCCACTACAGGCATGCTCACAGGAGTCAAG ATCTCTCATGCAGCGGTCAGTGCACTTTGTCGCTCAAtaaagctgcagtgtgagcTGTACTCCTCTCGCCAAATAGCCATCTGCCTGGATCCTTACTGTGGTCTGGGCTTCGTCCTGTGGTGCCTCGCAAG TGTTTACTCAGGTCACCAGTCCATCCTGATTCCTCCATTTGAGTTGGAGAGCTGCTTGTCTCTGTGGCTGAGCACGCTCAGTCAGTACCGCATCAGAGACACCTTCTGCTCCTACTCTGTCATGGAGCTCTGCACTAAAGGACTCGGCACTCAGACTGAGTTACTCAAG gctCGTGGTGTGAATCTGTCATGCGTGCGGAGCTGTGTGGTGATAGCAGAGGAACGTCCTCGCCTGGCCCTCACGCACTCCTTCTCCAAGCTGTTTAAGGACGTGGGGCTGTCGTCCAGAGCTGTCAGCACCGCTTTTGGCTCCAGGGTGAACCTGGCCGTCTGCCTGCAG GGAACTACTGGTCCTGATCCCTGTACGGTGTATGTGGACATGAAATCCCTCCGCCATGACAG AGTGAGGCTTGTGGAGAGAGGAGCACCTCAAAGTCTTCCCCTAATGGAGTCTGGCAAG atacTGCCAGGTGTGCGGGTGATAATCGTAAATCCAGAGACCAGAGGCCCGCTCGGTGATTCTCATCTAGGAGAG ATCTGGGTGAACAGCCCTCACAATGCCAGTGGCTACTACACCATCTACGGAGAGGAGAGTCTTCAGGCAGACCACTTCAACACCAAACTCAGTTTCGGGGACCCGCAGACCTTATGGGCCAGAACTGGATACCTGGGTTTCGTGAAGAGGACTGAGCTGTTGGATGCCAGCGGGG ATCGGCATGATGCTCTGTTCGTGGTGGGCTCGCTGGATGAGACCCTGGAGCTACGAGGGCTGCGTTACCACCCCATTGACATCGAAACCTCAGTGTCCCGGGCACACCGCAGTATTGCTGAGAG